Proteins from one Cryptomeria japonica chromosome 4, Sugi_1.0, whole genome shotgun sequence genomic window:
- the LOC131027265 gene encoding zingipain-2-like, with amino-acid sequence MGNSVFSLFGFLLLFGFSRLVLSVENFAELGYEPFDLSSEERLSGRFEQWVHNHGKTYKDHLEKSMRLEIFKQNLRYMHERNQQNLTYKLGLNEFSDLSHEEFKSRFLGRLTGGPKNASLRYLHKYGDDLPATVDWRTKGAVTPVKGQRCGDCWAFAAIASVESINYIVTGHLVSLSEQQLVDCVGMNEGCHGGYPNDAFIYIAFNGGISSEVDYQYRGADGTCNQQLEMEHVARIVGVECLPTEDENSMKTAVSHQPITVGIDGTAMDFASYKSGILTGTCGKVLDHAVTIVGYGSEGGLDYWIVKNSWGPTWGEEGYIRIQRNVEDPQGLCGIAIAPSYPVMV; translated from the exons ATGGGCAATTCGGTCTTTTCACTATTcggctttcttcttctttttggtttttcaaGATTGGTGTTATCTGTTGAAAATTTTGCAGAGTTAGGATACGAACCATTTGATTTATCTTCAGAGGAGAGACTCTCTGGGAGGTTCGAACAATGGGTGCACAATCATGGGAAGACTTATAAAGATCACCTTGAGAAAAGTATGAGATTGGAGATCTTCAAGCAGAATTTGCGTTACATGCATGAGCGCAACCAACAAAATCTAACTTATAAGCTGGGCCTAAACGAGTTCTCGGATCTCAGCCATGAAGAATTCAAGAGCAGGTTTTTGGGTAGGTTGACAGGCGGTCCAAAGAACGCAAGCCTTCGTTATCTACACAAATATGGAGATGATTTACCTGCTACTGTAGATTGGAGGACGAAAGGAGCCGTAACACCTGTTAAAGGACAGCGTTGCG GTGACTGTTGGGCATTCGCTGCAATTGCATCAGTTGAGTCAATTAACTATATTGTCACTGGACACTTAGTATCATTGTCAGAGCAACAATTGGTTGACTGTGTTGGAATGAACGAGGGTTGTCATGGAGGATATCCAAATGATGCATTTATCTATATCGCATTTAATGGTGGTATTTCTAGTGAGGTTGATTATCAGTATAGGGGTGCTGATGGTACCTGCAACCAACAGTTG GAAATGGAACATGTAGCAAGAATAGTTGGTGTGGAATGTCTACCAACTGAGGATGAGAACTCAATGAAGACTGCTGTATCACATCAACCAATCACTGTGGGCATTGACGGTACTGCAATGGATTTTGCTAGCTACAAATCA GGTATATTGACTGGTACCTGTGGGAAAGTTTTGGATCATGCTGTTACTATAGTTGGCTATGGATCTGAAGGTGGCTTAGACTATTGGATTGTGAAAAACTCATGGGGACCTACGTGGGGTGAGGAAGGGTATATTAGGATACAAAGAAATGTGGAAGATCCACAAGGATTGTGTGGAATTGCCATAGCACCATCATATCCAGTAATGGTTTGA